In Phenylobacterium koreense, one DNA window encodes the following:
- a CDS encoding FAD-dependent oxidoreductase, with product MQRTSAEGPDYFHKVVDCQWACPAHTPVPEYIRLIAEGRYTDAYMVNWKSNVFPGILGRTCDRPCEPACRRGRVEEEPVAICRLKRVAADNKEDITGRLPVPVAVDSGKRVALVGAGPASLTVARDLAVLGYQLTLFDGEARSGGMIRSQIPRFRLPEEVIDEEVGYITGLGMELRLGERIDSLKALLAEGYDAIFVGSGAPRGRDLDIPGRQEAAANIHIGIDWLSSVSFGHIEKIGRRVIVLGGGNTAMDCCRTSRRLGGEDVKVIVRSGFEEMKASPWEKEDAIHEDIPILNYLVPKAFTHENGRLTGVLFEKVRPEYDERGRRKLVPSGEPDEHYECDDVLVAVGQENAFPWIERDIGLEFNEWDMPKVDETTFQSTLPNVFFGGDAAFGPKNIIWAVAHGHEAAISIDKLCQGEDIGERPAPQTSLVSQKMGIHEWSYDNAPANDARYRVPLREKSEALRNVKLEVELGFDRELAYSEARRCLNCDVQTVFTESACIECDACVDICPTDCITFTDNGEEEDLRGRLKAPALNLEQALYVSSDLPTGRVMVKDEDVCLHCGLCAERCPTGAWDMQKFLLEMTHAGGCR from the coding sequence GTGCAGCGCACTAGTGCCGAGGGGCCAGACTACTTCCACAAGGTCGTCGATTGCCAATGGGCCTGTCCGGCCCACACGCCCGTACCCGAATACATCAGGCTGATCGCCGAAGGGCGTTACACAGACGCCTATATGGTCAACTGGAAGTCGAACGTCTTCCCGGGGATCCTGGGCCGAACCTGCGACCGCCCCTGCGAGCCGGCCTGCCGGCGCGGGCGGGTCGAGGAGGAACCGGTCGCGATCTGCCGACTGAAGCGCGTCGCCGCCGACAACAAGGAGGACATCACGGGCCGGCTGCCCGTGCCGGTCGCGGTGGACAGCGGCAAGCGCGTCGCCCTGGTGGGCGCAGGCCCCGCCTCGCTCACCGTCGCCCGCGATCTCGCCGTGCTCGGCTACCAACTCACCCTGTTCGACGGGGAAGCCAGGTCCGGCGGCATGATCCGCAGCCAGATTCCGCGTTTCCGGCTGCCCGAGGAGGTTATCGACGAGGAGGTAGGCTACATCACCGGCCTGGGCATGGAGCTTCGGCTGGGCGAACGGATCGACAGCCTGAAGGCGCTGCTGGCCGAGGGCTATGACGCCATCTTCGTCGGGTCCGGCGCGCCGCGCGGGCGCGACCTCGACATTCCCGGGCGGCAGGAAGCGGCCGCCAACATCCACATCGGCATCGACTGGCTCTCCTCGGTCTCCTTCGGCCACATCGAGAAGATCGGCCGGCGGGTCATCGTCCTCGGCGGCGGCAACACCGCCATGGACTGCTGCCGCACCTCGCGCCGGCTGGGCGGCGAGGACGTGAAGGTCATCGTCCGCTCCGGCTTCGAGGAGATGAAGGCCAGCCCCTGGGAGAAGGAGGACGCGATCCACGAGGACATCCCGATCCTCAACTACCTGGTCCCCAAGGCCTTCACCCACGAGAACGGACGCCTGACCGGCGTGCTGTTCGAGAAGGTGCGGCCCGAATACGACGAGCGCGGCCGGCGCAAGCTGGTCCCCTCGGGCGAGCCGGACGAACACTACGAGTGCGACGACGTGCTGGTGGCCGTCGGCCAGGAGAACGCCTTCCCCTGGATCGAGCGCGACATCGGCCTCGAGTTCAACGAGTGGGACATGCCGAAGGTCGACGAGACGACCTTCCAGTCCACCCTGCCCAACGTCTTCTTCGGCGGCGACGCGGCCTTCGGACCCAAGAACATCATCTGGGCCGTCGCTCATGGACACGAGGCGGCGATCTCCATCGACAAGCTGTGTCAGGGCGAGGACATCGGCGAGCGCCCGGCGCCGCAGACCTCGCTGGTCAGCCAGAAGATGGGCATCCACGAGTGGAGCTACGACAACGCCCCGGCCAACGACGCGCGCTATCGCGTGCCGCTACGCGAGAAGAGCGAGGCGCTGCGGAACGTGAAGTTGGAGGTCGAGCTCGGCTTCGACCGGGAGCTGGCCTACAGCGAGGCCAGGCGCTGCCTGAACTGCGACGTCCAGACGGTGTTCACCGAGTCGGCCTGCATCGAGTGCGACGCCTGCGTGGACATCTGCCCCACCGACTGCATCACCTTCACCGACAATGGCGAGGAAGAGGACCTGCGGGGCCGCCTGAAGGCGCCGGCGCTGAATCTGGAACAGGCGCTCTACGTCTCGTCGGATCTGCCGACCGGACGGGTGATGGTCAAGGACGAGGACGTCTGCCTGCACTGCGGCCTCTGCGCCGAGCGCTGCCCGACCGGAGCCTGGGACATGCAGAAGTTCCTGCTCGAAATGACCCATGCGGGGGGATGCCGATGA
- a CDS encoding 2-oxoacid:ferredoxin oxidoreductase subunit beta: MTYITKPRLHHPLLTPNALGYTRRDYEGSVSTLCAGCGHDSISSAIIQAAYELDLPPHRVAKLSGIGCSSKTPDYFLSASHGFNTVHGRMPSVLTGANLANRDLIYLGVSGDGDSASIGLGQFAHSIRRGVNMLYIVENNGVYGLTKGQFSATSDKGSKSRKGVVNHDAGVDLVSLALQMGATFVARSFSGDKAQLVPLIKAALAHRGAAFIDCISPCVQFNNHPGSTKSYDYVREHNEAVNRMDLVPAREAITVDYAPGETVPVTQHDGSVLRLHKLAEHYDPSDRVGAMAYLQARQALGEIVTGLLFLDPEARDLHENLGTVETPLNALAEHELVPGSAALEKINAALR, translated from the coding sequence ATGACCTACATCACCAAGCCCCGGCTGCATCACCCGCTGCTGACGCCCAACGCCCTGGGCTACACGCGCCGCGACTATGAGGGCTCGGTCTCCACCCTGTGCGCCGGCTGCGGCCACGACTCGATTTCCTCGGCGATCATCCAAGCGGCCTACGAGTTGGACCTGCCGCCGCATCGGGTCGCCAAGCTGTCGGGCATCGGCTGCTCGTCCAAGACGCCGGATTATTTCCTCAGCGCCTCGCACGGCTTCAACACCGTGCATGGCCGCATGCCCTCGGTGCTGACTGGAGCCAACCTGGCCAACCGCGACCTGATCTATCTGGGCGTCTCGGGCGACGGGGACTCCGCCTCCATCGGCCTTGGCCAGTTCGCCCACTCGATCCGGCGTGGGGTGAACATGCTCTACATCGTCGAGAACAACGGCGTGTACGGCCTGACCAAGGGCCAGTTCTCGGCCACCTCCGACAAGGGCTCGAAGTCGAGGAAGGGCGTGGTCAACCACGACGCCGGGGTCGACCTGGTGAGCCTGGCCCTGCAGATGGGCGCCACCTTCGTCGCCCGCTCCTTCTCCGGCGACAAGGCCCAGCTCGTGCCGCTGATCAAGGCGGCCCTGGCCCACCGCGGCGCGGCCTTCATCGACTGCATCAGCCCCTGCGTGCAGTTCAACAACCACCCGGGCTCCACCAAGTCCTACGACTATGTGCGCGAGCACAACGAGGCGGTGAACCGCATGGACCTGGTCCCGGCCCGCGAGGCGATCACCGTCGACTACGCGCCCGGCGAGACCGTGCCGGTGACCCAGCACGACGGCTCGGTCCTGCGCCTGCACAAGCTGGCCGAGCACTACGACCCGTCCGACCGGGTCGGCGCCATGGCCTATCTCCAGGCGCGCCAGGCCCTGGGCGAGATCGTCACCGGCCTGCTGTTCCTCGATCCGGAGGCCCGCGACCTGCACGAGAACCTGGGCACGGTGGAAACCCCGCTCAACGCGCTGGCGGAACACGAGTTGGTCCCAGGTTCGGCGGCTCTGGAAAAGATCAACGCCGCCCTGCGCTAG
- a CDS encoding glycosyltransferase family 4 protein — MTLEAEAFLAPTPSPATPAREAAQPLRIAFLSYRSDPKVGGQGVYLAEAARALSALGHQVDVISGPPYPVLSEGVRLIKLPSLDLYAQPHNGQRALRWRHLKSWTDTAEYFGHVSGKFMEPWSFGRRAAKYLRQHGADYDVALDNQSLSSGLLAIERAGLPVVEVIHHPIRRDLELALAAEPKASMRWLKRRWYSFLSMQEKVAPQLTDVILVSEASARDVSECLAVRQDAMSVIHLGIDRQVFCPNPQITRDSARLLTTASADVPLKGLRYLIEAYGQLLQSHPELELVVIGTLRKGPTKDLLDSLGLADRVQFISNLTREEVVAQYAQATICVTPSLYEGFGLPAAEAMACGAPVVVTDGGALPEVVGEAGVVVRKADPGALASAIGQLLDDPAKREEMSRAGLERARERLSWTRAATAYEEVLRRAVARRC, encoded by the coding sequence TTGACCCTGGAAGCCGAGGCATTCCTGGCGCCGACGCCCTCGCCTGCCACTCCGGCGCGCGAGGCGGCGCAGCCGCTGCGGATCGCCTTCCTTTCCTATCGGTCCGATCCGAAGGTCGGCGGCCAGGGCGTGTATCTCGCCGAGGCTGCGCGGGCGCTATCGGCGCTGGGCCACCAGGTCGACGTGATCTCCGGCCCGCCCTACCCGGTGCTCAGCGAGGGCGTGCGGCTGATCAAGCTCCCCTCGCTCGATCTCTACGCCCAGCCGCACAACGGCCAGCGCGCCCTGCGCTGGCGCCATCTCAAGAGCTGGACCGACACCGCAGAGTATTTCGGCCACGTCAGCGGCAAGTTCATGGAGCCGTGGAGCTTCGGACGGCGCGCAGCGAAATACCTGCGCCAGCATGGCGCCGACTATGACGTGGCCCTCGACAACCAGTCGCTTTCGTCAGGTCTGCTGGCCATCGAACGGGCCGGCCTGCCGGTGGTCGAGGTGATCCACCATCCGATCCGTCGGGACCTTGAACTCGCCCTCGCCGCCGAGCCGAAGGCCAGCATGCGCTGGCTCAAGCGCCGCTGGTACAGCTTCCTTTCCATGCAGGAAAAGGTCGCGCCGCAGCTCACCGACGTGATTCTGGTTTCGGAGGCCAGCGCGCGGGATGTGAGCGAGTGCCTGGCCGTTCGGCAGGACGCCATGTCGGTGATCCATCTGGGGATCGATCGGCAGGTTTTCTGCCCAAATCCCCAGATAACTCGCGATAGCGCCCGGCTGCTGACCACCGCCAGCGCCGACGTGCCGCTCAAGGGGCTGCGCTACCTGATCGAGGCCTATGGCCAGCTCCTGCAAAGCCACCCCGAACTCGAGCTCGTGGTCATCGGGACCCTGCGCAAAGGTCCGACCAAGGACCTGCTCGACAGCCTCGGCCTGGCCGACAGGGTCCAGTTCATCAGCAATCTGACCCGCGAGGAGGTGGTCGCCCAGTATGCCCAGGCGACCATCTGCGTCACGCCCTCGCTCTATGAAGGCTTTGGCCTGCCCGCGGCCGAGGCCATGGCCTGCGGCGCGCCGGTGGTCGTCACCGACGGCGGCGCCCTGCCCGAGGTCGTGGGCGAGGCGGGGGTGGTGGTCCGCAAGGCCGATCCGGGCGCCCTCGCCTCGGCGATCGGCCAGCTTCTGGACGATCCGGCCAAGCGCGAGGAGATGAGCCGCGCCGGCCTGGAGCGCGCCCGCGAGCGCCTCTCCTGGACCCGCGCCGCCACCGCCTACGAGGAGGTCCTGCGCCGGGCCGTCGCCCGCCGATGCTGA
- a CDS encoding recombinase family protein, with product MRLAIVQHRSGLPTTDEQVARVRAMSPDDYLIEETANARAAQRLVERLEHLGEGDGVVVTELAVLAPSLPEVLSILDGLARRGVVVQAFDAQGEVFEVGPASRATVVALAALGRVAPASRSRPKAEPALLSEADQEEIRRLHRAGMTPRRIGLIFRRTPKAIAEVIWGYDPAETHIVTPTRRS from the coding sequence ATGCGTTTGGCGATAGTTCAACATCGATCCGGATTACCCACCACCGACGAGCAGGTGGCGCGGGTGCGTGCGATGTCGCCTGACGACTATCTGATCGAAGAGACCGCCAACGCCCGGGCCGCGCAGCGGCTGGTCGAGCGCCTGGAACACCTTGGCGAGGGCGATGGCGTGGTGGTGACCGAACTGGCGGTGCTGGCCCCCTCGTTGCCGGAGGTCCTCTCGATACTTGATGGCCTGGCGCGGCGCGGTGTCGTCGTGCAGGCGTTCGATGCGCAAGGGGAGGTGTTCGAGGTCGGGCCGGCCTCGCGGGCCACGGTGGTGGCGCTGGCCGCGCTCGGGCGGGTCGCGCCGGCTTCGCGCAGCCGGCCCAAGGCCGAACCGGCGCTGCTGTCGGAAGCCGACCAGGAAGAGATCCGGCGCCTGCACCGGGCCGGCATGACGCCGCGCCGCATCGGCCTGATCTTCCGGCGCACGCCCAAGGCCATCGCCGAAGTGATCTGGGGCTATGACCCTGCCGAAACCCACATCGTGACGCCGACGCGACGGTCCTGA
- a CDS encoding DUF4118 domain-containing protein has protein sequence MRGTSLFIGAPSVEPKPLGLAVGLAALGFAIRLAADPLLGEDDTYIAFYPLVTVAALFLGPAPAALVTGLGAISGYVWFGRPEGDEDLGAEHLTPLALFVVSSVLTIVLLVKMRRAMAWQASARREAEALATDHAVLFGEMNARVTNHLQLIAGLLQLHARNDRGPTSRAFEEASAHTLLISKLHRDVAGDGQPLDFRPLVRRLVDSAAPPPNPRIEISPGELWLRPDQATSAAVVLLERLRAHQAARTDGSLRINLRTESHQARIELVASSDRPLRRSPLPRLHFIEAMVEQLGGRFQQRQTAFGSTETLAFPLDPPATDQISSQATLH, from the coding sequence ATGCGGGGAACGTCGCTCTTCATTGGCGCGCCAAGCGTCGAGCCGAAGCCACTAGGCCTGGCCGTCGGCCTTGCGGCGCTGGGCTTCGCCATCCGCCTGGCGGCCGATCCCTTGCTCGGAGAGGACGACACCTACATCGCCTTCTACCCGCTGGTCACGGTCGCCGCGCTCTTCCTGGGCCCGGCTCCGGCCGCGCTGGTCACCGGCCTCGGAGCGATCAGCGGCTATGTCTGGTTCGGCCGCCCGGAAGGGGACGAAGACCTGGGCGCCGAGCATCTGACCCCTCTGGCCCTGTTCGTGGTCAGCAGCGTGCTGACCATCGTTCTGCTCGTGAAGATGCGGCGCGCGATGGCTTGGCAGGCCAGCGCCAGGCGCGAGGCCGAAGCGCTCGCCACCGACCATGCGGTGTTGTTCGGCGAGATGAACGCGCGGGTGACCAACCATCTCCAGCTCATCGCCGGCCTGCTCCAGCTCCACGCCCGGAACGATCGCGGCCCGACCAGCCGCGCCTTCGAGGAAGCCTCCGCCCACACCCTGCTGATCTCCAAGCTGCACAGGGACGTCGCGGGCGACGGCCAGCCGCTCGACTTCAGGCCGCTCGTGCGCCGGCTGGTGGACTCGGCCGCGCCGCCCCCAAACCCGCGGATCGAGATCTCGCCTGGCGAGCTCTGGCTTCGCCCGGACCAGGCGACCTCCGCCGCCGTCGTCCTCTTGGAGCGTCTGCGCGCGCACCAGGCCGCCAGGACGGACGGCTCCCTGCGGATCAACCTTCGAACCGAAAGCCATCAGGCGCGCATCGAGCTCGTCGCCAGCAGCGACCGGCCGCTGCGCCGGTCGCCCCTGCCGCGCCTGCATTTCATCGAGGCCATGGTCGAGCAGCTCGGCGGCCGGTTCCAGCAGCGGCAGACGGCGTTCGGTTCGACCGAAACCCTGGCCTTTCCGCTGGATCCTCCGGCTACGGACCAGATTTCGTCGCAAGCCACGCTGCATTGA
- a CDS encoding class I SAM-dependent methyltransferase, producing the protein MLTVRLEDLELKAGDWVLDLGCGEGRHVHGVHVLGGINVVGLDLDMPSLAKAREGLAMLDRGEPGAVSAVLSGDAYRLPFPDAAFDAVICSEVLEHLHDYPKALAEITRVLKPGGLFVPTVPRAWPERICWALASGPGGYADQPGGHIRIFREPQLRGEIADLGYRPLGKHYAHALHSPYWWLKCAFWSRRDDHPLVKLYHRFLVWDLMQRPWLTRALEAAASPLMGKSLALYFRKDAA; encoded by the coding sequence ATGCTGACCGTCCGCCTCGAAGACCTCGAGCTCAAGGCTGGCGACTGGGTGCTCGATCTCGGCTGCGGCGAGGGCCGGCACGTGCATGGCGTCCACGTTCTGGGCGGGATCAACGTCGTGGGCCTGGACCTCGACATGCCCTCGCTCGCCAAGGCCCGCGAGGGCCTGGCCATGCTGGACCGCGGCGAGCCGGGCGCGGTCAGCGCGGTGCTGTCGGGCGACGCCTATCGCCTGCCCTTTCCGGACGCGGCCTTCGACGCGGTGATCTGCTCGGAGGTGCTGGAGCACCTGCACGACTATCCCAAGGCCCTGGCCGAGATCACCCGCGTCCTGAAGCCCGGCGGCCTCTTCGTTCCCACCGTGCCGCGGGCCTGGCCCGAACGGATCTGCTGGGCTCTGGCCTCCGGGCCCGGCGGCTATGCGGACCAGCCCGGCGGTCACATCCGCATCTTCCGCGAGCCCCAGCTCCGCGGCGAGATCGCGGACCTGGGCTACAGGCCGCTGGGCAAGCACTACGCCCACGCGCTGCACTCGCCCTACTGGTGGCTGAAGTGCGCCTTCTGGAGCCGACGCGACGACCATCCGCTGGTCAAGCTCTATCACCGCTTCCTGGTATGGGACCTGATGCAGCGGCCCTGGCTGACGCGCGCCCTGGAGGCGGCGGCCTCGCCGCTGATGGGCAAGAGCCTCGCCCTCTATTTCCGCAAGGACGCAGCGTGA
- a CDS encoding asparaginase domain-containing protein produces MSQVLVLDAGGTISSAPAANGALAGGQALAAALGDAAADLRIERVYAGLSEEMSLTQAGEVVAAALAAAEREDVAAVVVTHGTDTMEETAFLADIHWTSAKPIVFTGAQRSPGQPGFDGLDNLRDAFALAQKPEAHGLGAWIVFGGYALPARGAFKRHTSALDGFAHRMGLGVTLRQPLPRRVRPAPLPFGPCDEHVDLIGLGLGANGRLIDSAVAGGERGLVLEGLGRGNAGPVVAEAVSRAIAAGVAVAVTSRCAEGDVSPDYATGRRLADAGAVFCNDLSPSQSRILLARMLALHGEAGPALDAFRRWLSAG; encoded by the coding sequence ATGAGCCAGGTCCTGGTGCTCGACGCCGGAGGGACCATCAGTTCCGCGCCCGCCGCCAACGGCGCCCTGGCCGGCGGCCAGGCCCTGGCGGCAGCCCTGGGCGACGCCGCCGCCGACCTGCGCATCGAACGGGTCTATGCCGGGCTGAGCGAGGAAATGAGCCTCACCCAGGCCGGAGAGGTCGTCGCCGCCGCCCTCGCCGCAGCCGAGCGCGAGGACGTGGCCGCCGTCGTGGTCACCCACGGCACCGACACCATGGAGGAGACAGCCTTCCTCGCCGACATCCATTGGACCAGCGCCAAGCCCATCGTCTTCACCGGCGCCCAGCGCTCTCCGGGCCAGCCGGGCTTCGACGGGCTCGACAACCTGCGCGACGCCTTCGCCCTGGCGCAGAAGCCGGAAGCACATGGCCTGGGCGCCTGGATCGTGTTCGGCGGCTACGCCCTGCCGGCCCGCGGCGCCTTCAAGCGGCACACCAGCGCCCTCGACGGCTTCGCCCATCGCATGGGCCTGGGGGTCACCCTGCGCCAGCCCCTGCCGCGGCGGGTACGGCCGGCCCCGCTGCCGTTCGGGCCGTGCGACGAGCACGTCGACCTGATCGGCCTAGGATTGGGCGCCAACGGCCGGCTGATCGACTCAGCCGTGGCCGGGGGCGAGCGCGGCCTGGTGCTGGAGGGCCTGGGGCGCGGCAACGCCGGCCCGGTCGTCGCCGAGGCGGTGTCCCGCGCCATCGCGGCCGGCGTCGCGGTCGCGGTCACCTCGCGCTGCGCCGAAGGCGACGTCTCGCCGGACTACGCTACCGGCCGGCGGTTGGCCGACGCCGGCGCGGTGTTCTGCAACGACCTCAGCCCCAGCCAGTCCCGCATCCTGCTGGCCCGGATGCTGGCCCTGCACGGCGAGGCGGGTCCGGCGCTCGACGCGTTCCGGCGCTGGCTCTCGGCCGGCTGA
- a CDS encoding 2-oxoacid:acceptor oxidoreductase subunit alpha, whose translation MSAAVNDFVVKFANVNGSGSASANGMFARAILRMGVPVAARNIFPSNIQGLPTWFEVRVTEAGHLGRRGGVDLMVAMNPQTWDRDVAEIEPGGYLFHDSTKPLPPSKFRDDITVVGVPLTEMCNAAYQVPRERQLFKNIIYVGALAALLDIEIPVIEQLLAEQFAGKERLITANVAALHMGRDYVAENLQPLDLKVRRVDQVGTRIFVEGNAAAALGAVYGGASVCAWYPITPSTSLAEAFTDYCHQLRIDPETGKARYAIVQAEDEIASIGIVVGAGWNGARAFTATSGPGVSLMTEFIGLSYFAEIPAVIFDVQRGGPSTGMPTRTQQADLLAAAYAGHGDTKHPLLLPADPGECFEMGALAFDLSDRLQTTIFVMLDLDIGMNEWLTEPFAWDDARKLDRGKVMSFEDLEAGREFGRYLDVDGDGIPYRTYPGVHPTRGGYFTRGTSRNPFARYSEEGAVYVDNMERLLRKFDTARSLVPAPIRRDAAEPSRDGVIYFGSSTPAVHEALTTLEEGGVALDALRLRGFPFADEVYAFVAEHERVFVVEQNRDAQLRTLLINEGDIDPSKLISVLHYDGTPITARFIAGAIERLLLGQSAMSEAAE comes from the coding sequence ATGAGCGCGGCGGTCAACGACTTCGTCGTCAAGTTCGCCAACGTCAACGGCTCGGGCTCGGCCAGCGCCAACGGGATGTTCGCCAGGGCGATCCTGCGGATGGGCGTGCCGGTGGCGGCGCGCAACATCTTCCCCTCGAACATCCAGGGCCTGCCGACCTGGTTCGAGGTGCGGGTGACCGAGGCAGGCCATCTGGGCCGGCGCGGCGGCGTGGACCTCATGGTCGCCATGAACCCGCAGACCTGGGATCGCGACGTCGCCGAGATCGAGCCGGGCGGCTACCTGTTCCACGACTCGACCAAGCCTCTGCCGCCCTCGAAGTTCCGCGACGACATCACCGTGGTCGGGGTGCCGCTGACCGAGATGTGCAACGCGGCCTACCAGGTCCCGCGCGAGCGGCAGCTCTTCAAGAACATCATCTATGTCGGCGCGCTGGCCGCCCTGCTCGACATCGAGATTCCGGTCATCGAGCAACTGCTGGCCGAGCAGTTCGCCGGCAAGGAACGGCTGATCACCGCCAATGTCGCGGCGCTGCACATGGGCCGGGACTATGTGGCCGAGAACCTCCAGCCGCTGGACCTCAAGGTGCGCCGCGTCGATCAGGTGGGGACGCGGATCTTCGTCGAGGGCAACGCCGCCGCGGCGCTGGGCGCGGTCTATGGCGGGGCCAGCGTCTGCGCCTGGTATCCGATCACCCCGTCCACCTCGCTGGCCGAGGCCTTCACCGACTACTGCCACCAACTTCGGATCGACCCGGAGACCGGCAAGGCGCGCTACGCCATCGTCCAGGCCGAGGACGAGATCGCCTCCATCGGCATCGTGGTCGGCGCCGGCTGGAACGGGGCGCGGGCCTTCACCGCCACCTCCGGCCCAGGCGTGTCGCTGATGACCGAGTTCATCGGCCTCTCCTATTTCGCCGAGATCCCGGCGGTGATCTTCGACGTCCAGCGCGGCGGCCCCTCCACCGGCATGCCCACCCGCACCCAGCAGGCCGACCTGCTGGCGGCGGCATACGCCGGCCATGGGGACACCAAGCACCCGCTGCTGCTGCCGGCCGATCCGGGCGAGTGCTTCGAGATGGGAGCGCTGGCCTTCGACCTCTCGGACCGGCTGCAGACCACGATCTTCGTCATGCTGGACCTCGACATCGGCATGAACGAGTGGCTGACCGAGCCCTTCGCCTGGGACGACGCGCGCAAGCTCGACCGCGGCAAGGTGATGAGCTTCGAGGACCTGGAGGCCGGCCGCGAGTTCGGCCGCTATCTCGATGTGGACGGCGACGGCATCCCGTACCGCACCTATCCGGGCGTCCACCCGACCCGGGGCGGCTATTTCACCCGTGGCACTTCGCGCAATCCCTTCGCCCGCTACAGCGAAGAGGGCGCGGTCTATGTCGACAACATGGAGCGGCTGCTGCGCAAGTTCGACACCGCCCGCAGCCTGGTGCCCGCCCCGATCCGGCGCGACGCCGCCGAGCCGAGCCGCGACGGCGTGATCTATTTCGGCTCGTCGACCCCGGCGGTGCACGAGGCCCTGACCACCCTGGAGGAAGGCGGCGTGGCGCTGGACGCCCTGCGCCTGCGCGGCTTCCCGTTCGCCGACGAAGTCTACGCCTTCGTCGCCGAGCACGAGCGTGTGTTCGTGGTCGAGCAGAACCGCGACGCCCAGCTCCGCACCCTGCTGATCAACGAGGGCGACATCGACCCGTCGAAGCTGATTTCGGTGCTGCACTACGACGGCACGCCGATCACCGCGCGGTTCATCGCCGGCGCGATCGAACGACTGCTCCTGGGCCAGAGCGCCATGTCGGAGGCCGCCGAATGA
- a CDS encoding class I SAM-dependent methyltransferase — protein sequence MQLPIDIDSVKGFLDPAEGRALHDAALASAGLGPALEVGSYCGKSAVYLGAACREAGGLLFCVDHHRGSEENQPGWEYHDPELWDAEAGAMDTLPFLRRTLRRAGLEDHVIPVVGRSATIARAWGTPLGFLFIDGGHTMEAALADWRGWTPHLKTGGLLAIHDVFPDPADGGRPPFEIYQRALASDLYDEVTAVKSLRVLRKL from the coding sequence ATGCAGCTTCCGATCGACATCGACAGCGTCAAAGGCTTCCTGGATCCAGCGGAGGGCCGCGCCCTCCACGACGCCGCGCTCGCGAGCGCAGGGCTTGGGCCTGCTCTGGAGGTCGGCAGCTATTGCGGCAAGTCCGCGGTCTATCTCGGCGCCGCCTGCCGCGAGGCCGGCGGCCTGCTCTTCTGCGTAGATCATCATCGCGGATCGGAAGAGAACCAACCGGGCTGGGAATACCACGATCCCGAGCTATGGGACGCCGAGGCCGGCGCCATGGACACCCTGCCTTTCCTGCGCCGGACCCTGCGTCGCGCCGGCCTGGAGGATCATGTCATCCCGGTGGTCGGCCGCTCGGCGACCATCGCGCGGGCCTGGGGAACGCCGCTGGGCTTCCTCTTCATCGACGGCGGCCACACCATGGAGGCGGCCCTGGCCGACTGGCGCGGCTGGACCCCGCACCTGAAGACCGGTGGCCTGCTGGCCATCCACGACGTCTTCCCCGACCCCGCCGACGGCGGCCGCCCACCCTTCGAAATCTACCAGCGCGCCCTGGCCTCGGACCTCTATGACGAGGTGACCGCGGTGAAGAGCCTGCGGGTGCTGCGGAAGCTGTAG
- a CDS encoding VOC family protein gives MARVVGIDHLVIRVSDFEKSKAFYQKLFTFLGFEILGDYEDAIGWTNGQTRFWIGQADAEGRKRPYRIGDVGFHHYAFELRSRADVDELQAFLRKEGVEIVDPAGEYYEDYYAVFFLDPDGLKLEGMKYGEATGENPAKP, from the coding sequence ATGGCGCGCGTCGTCGGCATCGATCACCTGGTTATCAGAGTCAGCGACTTCGAGAAGTCGAAGGCCTTCTACCAGAAGCTTTTCACGTTTCTCGGCTTCGAGATCCTCGGCGATTACGAGGACGCGATCGGCTGGACCAATGGCCAGACCAGGTTCTGGATCGGCCAGGCTGACGCGGAGGGGCGCAAGCGGCCTTACCGCATCGGCGACGTCGGCTTCCATCACTACGCCTTCGAACTGCGCAGCCGCGCCGACGTGGACGAACTGCAGGCCTTCCTGCGCAAGGAGGGCGTGGAGATCGTCGATCCGGCCGGCGAGTACTACGAGGATTACTACGCCGTGTTCTTCCTCGATCCCGACGGGCTCAAGCTGGAGGGGATGAAGTACGGCGAGGCCACCGGCGAGAACCCCGCCAAGCCCTGA